From the genome of Glycine max cultivar Williams 82 chromosome 2, Glycine_max_v4.0, whole genome shotgun sequence, one region includes:
- the LOC106797461 gene encoding classical arabinogalactan protein 9-like, with protein sequence MASRKRARTEDILSSSNLPPSTAPMEPDAQQAHPIIPMLQSLFRGQLMIVYNQQELAHNKPVISMEQFLEKVAWPEAQLPLVRSPEVVPSSPVPARTEPRPAEPQPPVADPPVSPEVEILSPPPAPSAPPLIIIPDDSADETAAPPDSPS encoded by the coding sequence ATGGCATCGAGAAAGAGAGCAAGAACTGAAGACATCCTTTCATCTTCCAACTTACCTCCTTCGACAGCACCCATGGAACCAGATGCTCAACAAGCTCATCCCATAATTCCTATGTTGCAGAGCTTATTCAGGGGGCAGTTGATGATTGTTTACAACCAGCAGGAGTTAGCTCACAACAAGCCAGTTATATCCATGGAGCAATTTCTGGAAAAGGTGGCTTGGCCTGAAGCTCAGCTTCCTCTGGTGAGATCCCCCGAGGTTGTTCCTTCCAGTCCTGTACCAGCAAGGACAGAGCCAAGACCAGCAGAGCCACAACCTCCGGTAGCAGATCCACCTGTTTCTCCTGAGGTTGAAATACTATCTCCTCCACCAGCTCCATCGGCACCACCTCTGATAATCATTCCCGATGACTCAGCTGATGAAACTGCTGCTCctcctgattcaccatcatGA